The Mesoterricola silvestris sequence TCTTCCTGGTGGGAAACGCCATGGACGAAGTCCTCCTGGAGCGGGCCGGCATCACCCGCGCCCGGGGCCTCATCACCACCCTCCAGACCGACGCGGACAACGTGCTGGTGACCCTCACGGCCCGCCAGATGAACCCGAACCTCTCCATCGTGGCCCGCTCCACCAAGCTGGGAACCGAGAACAAGCTCAAGGCCGCCGGGGCCGACCACATCGTCAGCCCCTACGAGATCGGCGGGCGCCGCATGGCCTCGCTCCTGCTGACCCCGGACCTCCTCAACTACGTGGACGTCATCCTGGACAAGAAGCAGATGGAGATGGCCATCGAGCACATCCTCGTGCGCCCCGAATCCTACCTGGTGGGCAAGACCATGCGCGAGGTGCGCCTGAGGGACCGCACCGGCGCGCTCATCGTGGGCATCAACCGGCCCATGGAGGGCCTCCGCTTCAACCCCACCGGCTCCGAGGTTTTCGAGGCCGGGGACGTGCTGCTGGCCATGGGGGACCATGAGGCCCTGGACGCCCTGGTGAAGGTTTCCCGCGGGGTCTGAAACGAACCCCGCCCTCGGGGCACTCCAAGGGCATGGATTCCAGTTCCCACCTGCTTATCGTTGATCTTGCCACCGTCCTGGGCGTGGCGGCCCTCACCACCCTGCTCTTCCGGAGGCTGCGCCAGCCGGCGGTGCTGGGCTACCTCCTCGCGGGCCTCATCGTGGGGCCCCACGTGCCGGTGCCCCTCGCGGCCCACCTCCAGAACGTCCAGACCCTGGCGGAACTGGGGGTCATCCTTCTGATGTTCTCGGTGGGCCTGGAATTCGATTTCCGCAAGCTGGCCCGGGAGGGGGTCCCCGCCGTCCTCCTGGGAGTCGCGCAGGTGGGCCTCACCACCTGGCTGGGGTACCTGGCGGGGCGCGGCCTGGGCTGGGGCCCGCGGGAAAGCGCGCTCATGGCCGCGGCCCTGGCGGTGTCCAGCACCATGATCATCGCCAAGCTCTTCGAGGAGCACGGCGGCAAGGGCCCCTTCCGGGACCTGGTCTTCTCGGTCCTGGTGGTCCAGGACCTCTTCGCCATCCTGCTCCTGGCGGGCATGGACACCTCGTCGGCCGCGTCCGGGGGCATCGGCTGGGCCCTGGCGCGGGTGGGCCTCTTCCTGGCGGGCCTCCTGGGGCTGGGGGGCCTCCTCCTGCCGCCCCTGCTGCGCTGGGCCGCGGACCACGGCCGGGACGAGACCCTGCTGGTGGCCGCCGTGGGGGCCTGCTTCACCTGCGCCGTGCTGGCGTCGAAATCCGGATGTTCACCGGCACTGGGCGCTTTCGCGGCGGGGATGCTCGCGGCCGGCAGCCGGCGGGTGCGCCCCATCGAGCGCCTGGTGATCCCCGTGCGGGATCTCTTCGGCGCCATCTTCTTCGTGGCGGTGGGCATGCTCATGGATCCGCGGGTCCTGGCGGGGCAGGCGGGCCCGATCCTCCTCCTTTCCGCCGTGGTGCTCCTGGGCAGTGCGGCCGGAGGCGCCCTGGGGGCCGCGGCGGCGGGCATCCCGGCGCCCACCGGCCTGCGGGTGGGCCTCACCCTGGCCCAGCCCGGCGAGCTTTCCTTCGTCCTGGTGGGGGTGGGCGCCGCGGCGGGCCTGCGCTTTCCCCAGGCCCTGCCCGTGGTGGTGGGCGTGGCCTTCGTGACCGCCGTGGCGGGCCCCTTCTTCTTCCGCCGGGGGGAGGCCATCGCCCGCGGCTTCGACCGGGCTCTTCCCGCCCCGGCGCACCGCGCCCTCGCCCGGATCCAGGGATGGACCACGGGCCTGCGCCGGCGCGCCCCCCGCGGTCCCAGGGGCCTCCCCGTGGGCTACCTCCTCCTGGACGCGGTTCTCTTCAATCTCCTCGCCATCGGCGCCAGCCAGGTGCGGCACCACCCCCTGGTGCGCGCCCAGCCCCTCGCCGCCGGAGGGTTGCTTATGCTGGGCCTGGCCTTCCTGGGCTGGGCCTTGCACCGCCGCACCGCCCAGCTCGCCGCCACCGCCGGGCTGCGCACGGCCCTGCTCCTGGCCTTGGCCGCCCCCAGCTTCGCCGTGGTGCAGCCCCTGCTGCCCCGGGGCCCCGCCCTGGCCCTGGCGGTGGGCATCCTGGTGTGCGTGGGCATCCTGGGCCGGATTCCGGCGCGCCCCGCGCCCCGCTTCGGCATCCAATGGCTCCTGGATGGCGTCCGGCAGCCCTGGCGCCAGGGCCCGGCCGAAACCGAGGCGTCCCTGGCGACCCTTCCCCTGGCCGTGGGATCCCCCTTCGTCGGCCGTCCCCTGGCCGATCTGCAATTGGCCCTGGAGGACGCGGAAAACACGGGGATTCTGGCCGTCCAGCGGGGCGGCCAATGGTTCCCCGCCCAGGCGGGTTTCCGGCTCCAGGCGGGGGACCGCATCGCCCTGGGCGCCACCCATGGGGCCCTGGGAAGGGCGGAAGGCCTACTGAAAGGCTAGGGTCTTGGTCGGAATCTGTGGACAAGGATGGCTTATACCC is a genomic window containing:
- a CDS encoding potassium channel family protein, coding for MKELPPIRRLAQSLWLLTVVAVAGAVGFRVLDNARWLDGFYYAVTTLVGFRDSHPASPALKVFTMAYIITGIVVVGMAFSNLLALLLEGDLKGYFLERRMQKRLNALKDHIIVCGFGKTGFQAAWELKQVGVPFVLIEKDESKSHNARFEGELFLVGNAMDEVLLERAGITRARGLITTLQTDADNVLVTLTARQMNPNLSIVARSTKLGTENKLKAAGADHIVSPYEIGGRRMASLLLTPDLLNYVDVILDKKQMEMAIEHILVRPESYLVGKTMREVRLRDRTGALIVGINRPMEGLRFNPTGSEVFEAGDVLLAMGDHEALDALVKVSRGV
- a CDS encoding cation:proton antiporter translates to MDSSSHLLIVDLATVLGVAALTTLLFRRLRQPAVLGYLLAGLIVGPHVPVPLAAHLQNVQTLAELGVILLMFSVGLEFDFRKLAREGVPAVLLGVAQVGLTTWLGYLAGRGLGWGPRESALMAAALAVSSTMIIAKLFEEHGGKGPFRDLVFSVLVVQDLFAILLLAGMDTSSAASGGIGWALARVGLFLAGLLGLGGLLLPPLLRWAADHGRDETLLVAAVGACFTCAVLASKSGCSPALGAFAAGMLAAGSRRVRPIERLVIPVRDLFGAIFFVAVGMLMDPRVLAGQAGPILLLSAVVLLGSAAGGALGAAAAGIPAPTGLRVGLTLAQPGELSFVLVGVGAAAGLRFPQALPVVVGVAFVTAVAGPFFFRRGEAIARGFDRALPAPAHRALARIQGWTTGLRRRAPRGPRGLPVGYLLLDAVLFNLLAIGASQVRHHPLVRAQPLAAGGLLMLGLAFLGWALHRRTAQLAATAGLRTALLLALAAPSFAVVQPLLPRGPALALAVGILVCVGILGRIPARPAPRFGIQWLLDGVRQPWRQGPAETEASLATLPLAVGSPFVGRPLADLQLALEDAENTGILAVQRGGQWFPAQAGFRLQAGDRIALGATHGALGRAEGLLKG